One stretch of Chryseobacterium fluminis DNA includes these proteins:
- a CDS encoding ATP-binding cassette domain-containing protein produces the protein MNRLHVDSVNKSFKGKKILQDIYLSCETGKIVGLLGINGAGKSTLLNIIFGTLKGDSQFIRINDKVLQNQMDRKGNMAYLPQYSFIPKGIKIRKLISLFCNKEDTEKLLQLSIIKPFLSERAKNLSGGEKRMIEILLLIYSDSKFILLDEPFSALSPKMTDEIQRHIRRQSEKKGIIISDHHYQEVLDISDDIYLLSDTFLKQIKDLKELQQYNYLPKSI, from the coding sequence ATGAACAGATTACATGTAGACAGCGTCAATAAATCGTTTAAAGGGAAAAAAATTTTACAGGATATTTATTTAAGCTGTGAAACAGGGAAAATTGTCGGACTTCTGGGGATTAACGGCGCCGGGAAATCGACTCTTCTGAACATCATTTTCGGAACACTAAAAGGTGATTCACAGTTTATACGGATCAATGATAAAGTTCTCCAAAATCAAATGGACAGAAAAGGAAATATGGCCTATTTGCCCCAGTATTCTTTTATTCCAAAAGGCATTAAAATCAGAAAACTTATTTCTCTTTTCTGCAATAAAGAGGACACAGAAAAACTGCTGCAGCTGAGCATTATTAAACCATTTCTTAGTGAAAGGGCAAAAAATCTTTCCGGTGGAGAAAAAAGAATGATTGAAATTCTTCTCCTGATCTACTCTGATTCAAAGTTTATTCTGCTTGATGAGCCTTTCAGCGCTTTATCTCCTAAGATGACGGACGAAATTCAAAGGCATATTCGCCGACAATCTGAGAAAAAGGGAATTATTATTTCCGATCACCATTATCAGGAAGTTCTGGATATTTCGGATGATATTTATTTACTTTCGGATACTTTTTTAAAACAAATTAAAGATTTAAAGGAATTACAACAGTATAATTATCTGCCGAAAAGCATTTAA